cTTAAAGCTAGGTGCCTCAGTCAGTTgggagccagatctagagacaggaggtcctgggttccaatccggccccaaacacttcctagctgggtgaccctgggcaagtcactattgcctagccctcatcgcTCTTCtgcagtattgattgtaagatggaagggaaggctttaaaaaacaaagaaataaataagtgattgctgactgactgacttttGCCAAAGAAGTGGGGAATGCTGGGGGAGAAATAAAATGGTGCTCAGTATTTTTAAAAGGGCCATAATCTACTCCTCAGGGTTGGGCTGGGTTTTTAAGTCACCACCACTGTCAACTGAGcctttaaaaatgggaaatgagtcCATTCTGCCCGAGAAGCCTCTGCTCTGGACACCCTGTAACTGTGGGGCAGCCTGGGAGCCAGGAAGGGCCACTGGACCTTGGGCAAGAGCCTGACTATCTAGAGCACTGTGCAGAAAATGAAAGGGCTTGGGCCAGAGGGTCTCTAGGCTCCTTTCTAGGTCTGAGGGTCCCGGCCCCCATAGGTGGGAGAAAGCAAAAATCGGAACCCACCATATGACCAGGAGGCTTCCTAATTGGCCGGGAAGAAACCAGGCCAGTGAGAACCCTGAGGAGCAGGTGCTAAAGGCAAAATGACTGCCTGCCTGGGAGCCTCCCTTGGGGGGCTAAGGAGGGGGTCTTGGCTTAGGCCAGTCCTGGGGAGTGGAAGGTCAGAATGGTGCTGGAAAACTTCAATTTGAGACAGGCTCGGCCGGGTCTCCTGATAGGGCTGCCCAGGCCTGGCCTCGGGCCTGCAGGGAGTACTGGTGGAGCCTTGAGAGGGTGCAGAAGCCTGCCAAAATGATTTCAGTGAGTAGGAACCTGGGGCCTTATGGCAGCTGGGACAAGATGGAGCATGAGGGTGATCTTTCTAGAGTTgggctttttccttccttctccccggAAGGTGCCGTGGCCTCTTAACCATAGGAAGGGAGCTGGGCCCCATGTGGCCAGGAGTGCCATAAAGGAAGCAAGCagaggcagctgggaggctcaggcCTGGacaagggaggtcctgggttcaaacctggcctcagacacttcccagttgtgcagccctgagcaagtcatttcatccccattgcctagcccttacccttctgtcttagagccttTACTAGGGCTattgaaagggggggggggaggaagtgaGTGGTCTAGGGCCAATATTTGTAGAGCAAAGCCTAGAAGTTGACACCTAAGGGGAAAATGAGATCTGGTCCAGCCTTTTCACTTTCCAAAGGATCCCAAAGTTCAGCCTGGAGCAGGTTCCTGACTGTTGAGAGAATTGGGATGgcaagagaccttagaaccctcCATGGCCAATCAATCCTCCCTTTTTGAATATTCAAAACACCTTGGGGGGCGGAGTACAGCCAGGTGGCCCAGTGAAGtcaggcctggtgtcaggaggCCTTGGGTTTGtcacatctggcctcagccacttcctagctaacccccattgcctagcagcCCTCacctctcctctgccttggaaccaatacacagtattgagtccggGATGCAAAGTAAAGGGGTTAAGAAAACATCACtggggagacagagaagaaaaccaGCCCAGGGGACGCCCAGCCATTTACCCAAATTACTGGTAAAGCTAGGCTCAAGCTGGGTCCCCTGACCTCTGGGCAAACACTTGCCGCGCCACATCACCATGCTGTCTTCCTCCTCTCATCCCGGTTTGGGGCATCCTGGACACCCCCAGCTGCTTTGGGGCAGAGGCCAACTACTGGAGCATGGAGGAAGCTCTGCCCAGGGGAATGCCTCTTCTGGACATGGTGGGAGTGCGCGGTGGGCAGGGATTTATGAACTAAGCGGTCGTCCCTGTGTCTGCGGCCCAAAAGAAATCAGACTTGGGAGAAGTGTGCTAGCGGTGTGGCATTTTCCCTTTTGGGGGAGCCCTGCATTTCTGGGATCTGTTTGTCAGAAGGAGTTGAGTCTGGATGTGTTCTTCATTTAGGGCTGGTCGTGGGGAGAGGAATGGCAGCATGTCCGTGTGGACCTCGAGCTTTCTTGGGCAGAGAGTTGCAAAGCAAAGGTCCGAGGGCTCATCCTTCACGAAGCgtttatttcattttgtgtatGCTAACTCATATGGAATATTCACCATATCATACAACATTTACACTAGTGCCCAAGGGGCATGGATGGATGAGAGTGAGAAGCATCGGCAGGCCTGACTTTAGGAAATGGCGGTCGACAGCTCGCTCTTGGCTCAGGGACATCAGGGAGGCTCCTTGTGGCTTGTGTGTGTGCCTGAGGCAGAAGCTGTTACCTGGCATCAGGAGGGGCCATCTTGTCTGTTAGAGGCTGTGATCTCTCTCACAGGGCTCCCTCACTGCGCAACACCTCACCCCGCTTCCCTCCAGTTGGGTTAGAGTTCTACTGCCTTCCCTGCAAAACTCTTTTCCTGTTCTCTCATCATAGAGCTGCAGGAGCCTCTTGGCCAGTCATAGGCCATGGGCAAAGGGGCAAAAAGTGGGAGTGGGGAGGGCTTCATGTTCACTTACCCCAATTTCTAAATACGCTGTGACCCCAAGTGATAGCAAGGCCTTTAAGGGCTCTAAATTGCAATGGGGCCCAATAGCACCTGATTTTGCAAAGGCTTCTGGTGCCTGGTTCTGTCAGGATGCTGCTTCTGGGTTCCTGAAGGCTTGGGCTACTTCTACCAACCATCAAACTCGAGCTCCATCCCTGACTGGATGCTTGTTGTCAAAAGACCAGCATGGCTAAGGACACGAGATGCTGCTCAGAACCAGGTTAGCTACAGGGGGAAGGCAATGCCTAGCTCTGGCCGCCCAGCCACGAAGTCCATAAGGGGTCACTAAGAAGGAAGGTCCATGTCGATGAACTCATAGACCTTTGCCAAATCGAGATAATAAGGGAAGACAATTTGGGCTCATGGCTGGGAGATTCCTGCTCATCCTTAAGAGGGCACTATGAAAGCTAAGCTCCAGGCGAATGTTCCCTCTTCTGGCAGCAAGCAAGTTAGCATTACAGTGCTCTAGGAGACAGATGCTCAGACCAGCTAATTGGCCAGACATCACTTGGTTTTCAGGAGGGTCAAGGCAATGCAGTTGAGAAGACAGCCAAGGAAGAGGACTACAAAGCTATCGGTCCAGTTACTGAAGCTAGaaatgtggcatagtggatagagggcaaGGAGGACTGAGGCTCCAAATGCCACCTCTGGCACAGACTAATTgtgggatcctggacaagtcaccaacTCTCGGCACTCCAGGTGACTCTCCAAGACTTGAAGCTGCAGTAAATGGTGGATCTGCATCATTGGTGGGAACTTCTAGACTTGGAATGAAATCCTAGACCCCAACATTGGCGCTATGTCTTCCAGGGCAGCCAGATTGACCCAAGCAGTACAGACACAGCCTTAACACTATTGGCTACAAGAATGCGGCAAAGGCTAAACAACAGCTAGCGCACTACAGACACAGCAACATTATCGGATAACATAATTGAGCAACAGGTCCTGGGGATGATTCCCAGTGAGTGGCCCCGTCCGATCCTTGgccctgaggttttggcctccgGCCTTCTGAGGAAGGCCACAAAGAGAGAACCATGGGGCGTATACACAGGCAGGCACGGCTACAGCAGTACTCCTTGGGGGCCTCCACCAGGTGCCCAAGGGCTGTGGCTCAcatttctgaaaaaagaaaatgagagagtggGTTCAACCTCTGAAATCCTGAACCAGCTGACATGGAAATCCAAGTCGTCTTTGGTGCAGTGCCACAGGGGAGACTTTTGCTGAATGCAAAGGCAAGGAAACCCTTCAAGAAATCCCATGTGCTACATAAAGGTTGTCTATAGTCTCGCTGGAGTGTTTTATGGTGTGACACAAGGACTGAACTGTGGGCAGCGCCAGGGTGCTGAGCATTTGGGTTCCCTTCTCTCCTAGGCATTCTCCCGAGGATCAGAGGAAGGATCCTTAAGGAACCAAATCTTATTTAAGGGCAAGAAAGAGGCAAGTTCTACCTCAAATAATCACAAGCTGccagttcttttcctcttcccaaatGGAGGCTTAGCCGCAAGAGAGAACTGGGAAGGCCCAAGACCCAACATGAGGCACACCATCTAGGAAGCCTCCAGTTGTGGCCACTGGGCCTTTGGGCCTTCCTGGTCTGTCTTTGGCAGGGGCCAGGGAGGCAGGGTTCTTTTGGGGGCTTTCAGCTCTGGGCCATGGGCCTTGTGCTGCCTTTAGCCTGCTTTACCTCTGAGCTTCCTGAACAGAGGAGTGGCGTGGGTAGGCCTGCATTTTAGGGAAATTCCTTTGGAGGCCATATGGCAGATGGCTTTGAGAAGGGAGAGGCATGTAGGGAGACCCTTTAGGAGGCCAGGGCAATGGTCCAGGTGAGCCCTAGGCTGGCTATGCTGAGTGGAGACATGGGGTCAGGAGCCTGTTAGATTGAAATGAACTTGGTTCAGGACTCTGCAGCCACAATCCTCTTTCCAATCATTGGCAGATCCAGCCAGGGGCTGGAGCCATCCCATGTTCAGGCTGGTATTTCTCTAGCATCTCCAGGATAAAGTCTGATGAATGGACTCACCCTCCAGCTCTTTGTCGAGGTCAGCGATGTAATCCTCCAGGTCCTTCGTGTCTCCAAGCTTAGCTACCAAAACAAGAACGACTGGCCTGAACACAGGCTCCCAGATCATACTTCAGGTTAAGGGGCTTAAAAATGTCTAAAAGGACACGACCTCAGGATTTCGGCATTAGCACTATAGCTTGTAAGAGAGAGGGTGCCTCAGGACTAGTCTTGGTGATCAGAATTGCACCCCTGCCCCCAGCCCTCAGACCCAAGCTCCTTTTCCAAAAGGAGCTCCAAAGAAAGGTTTGCTTTTGAAGCCCTTGCTATCTACCAGGGTAGAGCCGTCCCCAACACCCCAGGGCTCCCTTAGTGCCTGGTCAGGAACTGACTGATGCGTGTCCTTCTGCCTCTCTTTGCTTCTTCTTTGGGTGGCTGATGGTCAGAGCTATTCTCCCCTGTACCTTTCCAGTTCCAGGAGGCCTCCCACTTGGTAGCTCGGTACATGAGGCGAGGGAACACAGCAGTGTGGAGCAAAGGTTTGCTGCTTGGCCGACGGTCACCTTCCTGAGGCCTGCTGTGGTTACTGGCCTTTGTGGCCAAAGCAGCCCATGCCTTCCGCACTTTTGGAAATGGTCTCCAGGGTCTCCCAGGGCCCTTCTCTGAGTCGTGCCCAATCCCTCAGAGTCCACCGTCCTACTTTCCTCAGAAATCGAGGACCTTATACATGCTCCCGCCACCTGTCACCTTCCTACCTCAGATTTGGAAATTGTTTGCTCTCACCTTTGGGAACGGAAGAAGTTGCTGGCATGTGAATGTTTTCCTCGCTGGTGTTTAAGCTGCTCCCTGGAGATGGGTTGGTACCTGTAGGGAGAgtccagccagccagtcagcgaTCCTTCTCAGTGAAGCTGGGGATCTCTAAGACATGCTTCCAGAACAGTTGCCCTGGCCCTCCCAGGGTATAGGTGGTCCTCAGTGTAGGGCTGGCAGCTGAGTCAGGAGTgatcccccacccacccacccaggtGCTTTGTAGTCTATCCCAGGCCTCTGATCAGCAGACTTACTCTCAGCTTCATCGATGCCACTGTCATAGACGCCAAGGCCAAGGCCATTCCTTTGCTTGAGCTCCTCCAGATGTTCCTCATAGTgacagctgctgctgctgccattaTCAAAGTCTTCAATCACTTCATCCAGCTCTCTGAGGAGGCAGTGTAGCTCATCATCTCCCAGCCCTGGGACAGCAGAAGAACCAAGGACATCAGTTAGCTGGCCAGCCTGGCCCTGGGCCACATGCTGCTTCCTGTCCAGGGTGGCAGGAATCAGCTGAGCTTAGAAAGGCAATTTCCTTAGAAAGGAAATTGGGCCCTAGGGATCCCTCCATTTCTCCTTCTCAAACCGCGGACACCAGTTGGTACCTGCATGAGACTCAACGAAGCATTTgctaagtgcctgctatgtgccagacaaggGGGAGAAtatatagttcctgccctcaagaaatttcCTTTAGACAGAGCTAGATGATCGGCATGGTGGACAGAGTgcttggcctagagtcaggaagacaggatCCTTAATGTGTGATCCTTCAtgcctctcagcctcagttccctcttttgggggaaatggagatgataataatagctgccCCTTGGGGCTGTTTCCAGGATCAGCTGAGTTGTCAGATACAGCCTGCTTCCAAAGCACCCACCATAAATGGGAGTTTCTGCCCTCATTATCTTGGTGGTAGGGAGGAGATAACACAAAGCCCTCTGAAGAGGGGCGGATCACTAACAGTTGTGGGCTGAGTAGGTACAGAGAGGAGGTCAGGCTTTACTGAAGAGGCAGCGCCTGAGCTAGGCCTTCCCTAGAAGAAGGAGTCTTCTTGGAAAAGCCAGTACTAGGAGGGACAGGGAGGGTGTCTTTTTTACTGTCTGCAGAGATGGTGGGTGGCTTCAACTGTCCCAAGATATTCGATTAGCTGCTGGAACTCTTGGGGTGAGATCCTCATCTAACAACCAATGAGTCGTCGTACAGTACTactgtgagaatagaaaggaTTCGATCCTAACAGTTCTCACGAGAAACATTACGGCCAGGTAATGAGGTTGAAGCCCGACAGATGGGTAGCCCATGGTGGGCAGCCAAGGGCATCCTGGCCATGTAACATCGAGAGGCTCTgaaccctttctcttctctccattggGTGCCTCATACCCACCCCCAGGCACATTTATGGGAAGCCGGGGCTAGGAGTCACTTGAGTCCATCATTAGAGAGACCATCCACATTAATGAGATTATGGATCCACTGGGCCACAGGGGCAGGTTTTATTCCCCAAATGCCCACTGACCAGGAATGGGACCCACTTAACTTGCCCGTTCGGTTactgtctctctgcctcccttcGCTTCTCCTCCATGTTGCCGGTTCACCCCTGTAACTTTTAAATGCATTACAGGGTTCCTTCAGACCTTGGTCGGGTTCTTAATATTCTCAGGAACTATTTTAGTAGGCCTGGTTTTGTCAGTGCCTCTCCACAGAGTAGTGAATGTATTTCCCAGCCTGATTCTGAGCAGGCTCCTACTGGCTACCCAAGGAGTCGGGCGAGAAACCCTGCCCTCCCTTCTCCGATCCCCTGACTggaggggagcagcctcctcCCTGGGCTGCTCTGCACAGCCCTGCTCACCTAGCTTAGCTCCCCTGGGGAGGGCAGAGCTGGgagctttctttttctgtccttcGGGGCAGCCTGCTCTGAGCTCACCAAATCTTTGTCCAGTGAAAAGGAATGAGAGGCGAGACTGGGTTTCAGGCTCATCTCCAATCTTCCGTGAACCCCGACCAAGGCTGCTGACCTTGCCCCGCCCCCCCTTGGAGGCTAGCACCAAAGGAGAGCTCAGCCCTGGCATCTGGGGATTACTTTGGTGGCATGAAAGAAGACTTAAAGGGCTTGCATGCTTGAggccccttcccccttctccaagtaggagggagggaagactctCCTCCCTCCTTGTCTCTGAATAGCCCGCTGTTGCTGGCCCGAGTCTCCCATCCGGTGGGGTTCTCTTTTGTGTGTTCACTTCTTTTGTGGCTTTGTGAAGTGCGGTGGAGAGGGGAGCACTGTGGGTGGGCCCTGCAGTAAGGTGCCAAGCTCCTCTGGCCAAACCAAACTCAAGGAAGCCCTCCTCCCTTCAAGCTGCCTGGCCTGGGGGTGCAATCCGTCAGTGCCCCAGCTTGGGTCTGCTTTTACTGCTCTAGACTCACCCATAGAGTTGGGCTTAGAACTTCTGGAGTGCCACCCCTTCGTCCCCCACTCCTCACATGTCTGGACCTACAGCTGGGAGCCTCGTTGTCTCCCCCCACGCTGCCCCTTTACCTGCTGGCTAACCCAAATTTAGCCCACATAATTCTAGAACCTGAAGGGCTTCTGGTGGGGCCATCTAGTCCAGACTTCCCCGTAGTGTCCAAGAGGGCTGCTACACATTATTTTGGAAAGCTTGGGCAGAAGAGAGAGGGTCAAAGAAGGCCACTGCTGGCCCCCCACGTGGGACAGTTGGGGACAGCCCTGGCTGCTGCAGCTCTTCCCATGCGGCCAAGGACAGGCCCAGGGCCACGTCTGCCCAAAGCCTTCCCAAGCCATTTGGTTCCTCAGCTTCACATTGGGCCCCAGCAGGCTTTTAGTAAGCCTCACGCCTCATCACTGTTTCCATGGATCTTTATGCTGAGCAAGCAATCCCCTTTGGCTCAGTCCTGGGGACTTTGGgcagagtgggggtggggagggagaggaagacaaGGAAAGAGCTGTTCCAGTTGAGCTATGGTTTAGAGAATGACTGTCGAGCttgtctcctcctcttcctcttccatccTACTCTACCTTCCAGGCCCAGCTCAGGTGCTCCCCCACCCACCTATAGGCCTCCAtcctgtctgtgtgtgtgtgtggccaaCCCCACTTCTTTTTTGAGAACGGGGCAGGTCTCAGAGCTCTTCGTAGCTTCCTAGAATCATGGatagagttggaagggtcctCAGGGCCTGTCTAGTCCACTTCAgaggtgaggaaaccaagaccagGAGAGCTCAAGtaatatgcccagggtcacacagctagtgtcagaatCAGGATTGGAAGCCAGGCTTTCTGCCTCTGGAGCCAGtgctcttcccttcctcctgccCCAGAGGTGCTCCACTCCTTTCGTGGTAACTAGTAGCCACTCACAGAGCACACATGGGAAGCCCCATGACATCTAGGGCTCTGAACAAAACTCCACAGCTCTCAGTGGCAGGACCATGAGTCAGAAGATGGGGCTTTTGGTCTAACTGGGCCCCTTGGGACTACTTATTTCCCCTCTtaaagtttcctcatcagcaaaagcAGGGAATGGGAGTGGCAGAAATGGCAGCAAAGTAAGGAGCCTGGCTGTGTCTGTTTGGAAGCCAGGACCTAGGCTGGAGTCCCAGGTCTGCCCCGTCCTCTCCATGGggtcctctctgggcctcaagctccctcctctgtaaaatgagaaagtggtACTGGATGGCCCACGTGGTCCCTTCCATCTCCCGAGCTCAGATTCTCTCCCTAAACCACTCAAGCTTCTTGCTGCTCTACCAGCCCATGAAACAAGTCTCCCAGCTTAGCTCAGGGCCCTCCAACACTAACTTGCCACAACAGGGCAAAAGGCAGCAGAGAAAGCAACTGCTTCATTCAATGAAGACCTCTCACCTCCCTTCCCAGGAGAAGCATctcttaaacaaacaaacaaaggggaagagaagggaggaaagaggcatTTAATATGTACCGACTATGTGCCGGTCGCTGGGCACGAGTGCCTGTTAGCTCATTTGAGCCTCCCAACAACCTTAgcaggtaggtactattattatccccattttatagatggggaaactgaggcagatagcagttaggtgacttactcagggtcacacagctagtaagtatctgaagctggatgaGAACTCCTGtccatcctgactccaagcccagcactctatccactaagccacctagctgtctccaggTATGACAAAGCAGTCAGAAGCCACAAAAGAGTGGCTTTGTGGGTGGCTCAGTTTGCTTTGCTTTTCACCACAGAATAAGGACATCTCTTggcagtattttaaaaatatagactaGACAGAGAATTTTGAGCTCTTCCCTCAGGGTGGAATGCAGACAAGGAGATGGTGTCCTCAACTTGGGCACCTAGCATGCTGAAAGGGAAGGCCAGCAGGGCCCAGAGACTTCTTAAATACTGGCCCTGGAGCCCCACAATGTGTCCCAGGGACCTCTTGGGTCCCTATGGGCCAATTCATCCACATGGGGACCTCCCTGGGAGATAGCTCCCTCTCGCCAGGCAGACCTCTACCTGACTTGCAACCTAGTAGCCTGCCTGAAGCacttagaggttaaatgacttgcccagggcttcccatctctaaCAAGGCCTGCTTCCTCTCCACGGccctatgtgtgtctatgtataaaaatagatacatgacttcatttcatctgtaaaatgaggggaatacTGACTGTACTCACTACCTTATAGTGCCACAGCAGTTCTTATAAGCCTCCCTCTCCCGACTGACTCGTCCATCACCCAGGCTCATAGTCTCAAAGTCAGCCCCAATCCCTTACTCTCCAGCCCTCTCCTCTCCCGCCCAGGCCCTCAGCAGCAATTCTCACTCGCTTTCCTGGTCTCTTGCAAGAGTAGCCTCCCAATCAGCTTCCCTTGCTTccactctctttcctctcctatccatCCTCATCTAAGTGCCGATCGGCTGTGGTGCTCAGTGAACCCAGAAGCCACGGTTAAGGTCCTTGGGGACGTGACTGCAAATTGCCCTTTTCAGCCTTTCATTCTTCCCTAGGGCTCGTGGTTTCTCTGGGATGCCAGGGGCTCCATGTCAGTGACTTAGTTCTAGAGTAACTAACCTCCTGCCCCTCAGATTCCCCCCTTTCATCCAAAGCGAGTACTGGGGGGTTACTCCACTGCTTGATCCTCCAGCTTCCAGGGGCTACCACAGCCCCACTACTTGGCAGATGAGGAGTCTCAGGGACAGAAAGGGGGACTGTTCCAGGACTGGCagccagatcttctgactccacagTCAGTTTTTCACAGCACCTTTCTGTCTATTATCAGTGGAAAGTGCACTGGGTTTGGgggcagaggacctgggttcaaatctatgcTCTCTTCCCAACTGTCCACTGCCCTTCAGTCTTCTCCTCTACAAAATGGGCGGGTTGCACTCCATGATCTCTAAAGAGCGAGCCTTCCAACTCAAACATTCTTTGCCCCTTGCTGGGATACTACAAAATGGCCCTGGGAAACTGGAGGctccctcaccctctctctcctctttcccttcccaggcACTCAGCTAGCCTTAAAGGCTCCCTTTAAATGGGTTCCTGAAAATGGCTTGGCCCTTTCTTAAAAGCCTTTGTCGGGAGGAGGAAACGCGCATTAAGTGGCGGATGACTGGTGGGGGAGGCTGCATGCTCTTAccggggagggggaggaaattgCGCTAGTCCAGGCAGAAGGAGCCAGCTAGTGCGACCCCTTCCAATTGCCACCTGCTCTCGGAAGAGGCGGCAGCGACCCTGGGGGCTGCAGCCAAGGCTGCCCAGGGAAGCTGGTCCTCGGGCCACTCACCTCTCGGGTCCACGCCTTGCGAAGCCATGGGGATGGAGGTGAGTTCCTAGAAGGTCCGGGGGACACGGGACAGTTCAGCCAGGCGCCGCGTTCCAAACTGATCTTGGGCTTCGGAGCGGGCGCCACAAGTTAAAGCCCGAGACCACGCCCCCACTTTCCACGAGCCAATCAACCGACGGCTCCGAGAACTCGCTCTGTCTGTTCTCGTGGATCCTAGCGGCCAGCTAGAGCATCGCACCGCACCCCCACTGCACCGTACCGTACCGTTCCGTTCCGTTTTTTCCCCCCCTTCTCGCGCGCATGCGCGCGGGAGCCTTCCAGTTGGGAAGAGcgttttcctccccccccccctttcacgTCTCCCGCGCCCCCCCATCCCCTCAACAGCCAGGGGAAGTGAGCCGTGCCTCCTAGATTATAGGAGGTCCGGTCTGCAAAGGCCCCTAGACTCGACCTGCTCATTGGACAGGAAGAGCAAACTAAGGCCCAGGGGtcagaggtggggagggggaccCGCGTTGAGAGATACAGAACTAAGATGCCTCGGTgggccaaaagaagaaaaaggatggtTTGCAAGGTACGAGACTTCTTGTGGGCCGGGTCGGGTCGATGACAACGAGATCCTTTTAATGCCCCGTATTCAAAACTTGCCACAAAAACAAACCAAGGGGGAACCTTTGTTGCGACCTTCCCATCTCCCGAGCTGCCCATTTTGGCTGGTCTTGGCCTTCGGAGCCCTTCTCTTCACCTTAGTCATCCTTTCCTCCCCAATTCAGGGGCTTCCTGAATGCAAGGACTGCCATTGCAGAGGCCCACTAAGCCCTGTCCTTCCAGAAGTAGTTCCTTTAAGGACTGGCTCCCCTGCAGAACAGTTGAGCTGTGCATGACCAAGCAGGCTCCTGGGACCCCTCAGTCTTCTCACTCTCCAAATGGAGTGCCCCAAGGAGTTGGTAAGCAATGCCTTCTGGGGCTGAGCTCTTAGCTAGCTCACTGCTGGTTCCCACTTGGGACTGATGCAGACCCTTGGTCACAAAGGGCTCCAGAGCCTCTGGAGGCCCCCAATTCAAATCCAGGCCAGGCGGTAAGGAGGAAAGGCATCCCTCCTCCCATTGACCTTCAGGGCCCCCAAGGTGGGAGCTATTTCGGCCTGGCCTGCATTCCTTCCCAGGTTTTTCCCTGGGACCCACTGCAAGAATGGCAACTTCATACAACTAGaacatatctgaggtcaaatttgaacccaggtcctcctgactccaagcctagcactctatatactgtgctacctagctgccccctgcttgCATTGAGTTTACAAAGAGGCTTTAAAaatgtatggggggggggggcacacctgggtagctcagtggatagagagccaagcccagagatgggagttcctgggttccaatgtggcctcagacacttcctagctgtatgaccctgggcaagtcatttgaccctcattgcctagcccttaccactcttctgccttggaaccaatacacagtattgacaatACACAGTAAAGACACCCTGCTTTGGCGATCCCCTGGGCGGTCAGGATGACCAAGCCTCCTTAGCTTAGTTCAGCTGGAAAAGCTTGCAATTGCCCCCAAAGGAACTTTCCcttggaaaggggaaagaggggaaaTAGAGGCCCGAATAGAGACAGTGGTTTCCAGGCCACAGCCCTGAAGTCTTTGAGGGACCAATCTCCTGGAAGAGCCGGAGCCCctgtcccttttctctcctcctggGGCTTAGCTCAGCTGCCATGAACACAGCTGTCTGCCTTGAGTCTCACTGCCTTTCAGGCCAGCCTGGACAGGGCTGCTGGGTCCATCGACTTCCACCCTATCATTCCTTTGCTCAAGATCCAACATGGAATGACCATGGAACGGGTGGTGATGCTAGCAGTTAGCAGTTAGCATTTAGATTTGCAAAGCCCTCAACATGTGTTAACTTACTTGAGTCTCATAGCAACCCTGGGAAGTGCTTGCTATTATTagatccattttacaaatgaggaagctgagtctGACTGGCCCAGATTCACATGTCTAATACgggcctgaggccagatttgaactcaggctcgaATATACACATGAATATGAGCTTTTTAGACTTGTAAAAtgctattacaaaaatgattaatgtggaaataggggttgagtgataatacacgtataatctagtggaattgcttgtcaactccgggaggggggagggaatcacgtaaccatggaaaacttatgtgcaaatttgttactggaataaaattgaaaaatatttaaagaaaagcaaac
Above is a genomic segment from Monodelphis domestica isolate mMonDom1 chromosome X, mMonDom1.pri, whole genome shotgun sequence containing:
- the LOC103097893 gene encoding regulator of cell cycle RGCC-like; translation: MASQGVDPRGLGDDELHCLLRELDEVIEDFDNGSSSSCHYEEHLEELKQRNGLGLGVYDSGIDEAESTNPSPGSSLNTSEENIHMPATSSVPKAKLGDTKDLEDYIADLDKELEEM